The segment GCTGGAACGTGTCGGGCGACTACTTTCGTGGACTCGGTGTTGCCCCCGCCGCGGGCCGGCTGATCATTCCGAGGGATGATCGCGCGGGAGCGCCGCCGGTGGCTGTCGTCAGCTACGGGCTCAGTCAAAGGCGTTTCGGGGGCGCCGCCAGCGCGGTTGGCCAGTCGATTCTGATCAACAATCTGCCGTTCACCGTGGTGGGGGTTACACCGCCTGGGTTCTTCGGTGTCGATCCCGCAGCGGCTCCGGACGTCTATCTCCCGGTGCACGCCAACGAGTTGCTGGGAGCGGGCCAGCAGTTTGGCTTTCGACCCGAGGCGTATCTCGCGCGGGACTACTATTGGATCCAAATCATGGGTCGATTGCGTCCCGGAGTCAGCCGGGCGCAAGCGCAGGCCATGCTGGCGCCATCATTTCGGCAATGGGTCGTAGGCACAGCCGCCAACGACCGGGAGCGCGCGAATCTTCCCGCGCTGGTCGTCGATGACGGCGCGGGCGGGCTGGACAGGCTGCGCCGGCAGTACTCACAGCCACTTCTCGTGCTGATGGCGCTCGTGGGACTGATCCTGGCGCTCGCATGCGCCAACATTGCGAATCTGCTGTTGGCACGCGCCGCTGCGCGCAGGCGCGAGATCGCGTTGCGACTGAGTCTCGGAGCAGGCCGGCTCCGCATCGTAAGGCAACTGCTGACCGAAAGCGTTCTCCTGGGGTTGCTCGGCGGGGCCGCTGGCGTTCTACTCGCGATCTGGGGAATTGATTTCCTCACGGGGCTACTGGCTAACGGCCAGCCGAACTTCACACTGCGTGCAGAGTTGAACTGGCACGTGCTGGCCGCGGCGGCTGCGCTTTCACTTTTCGCAAGCATTCTCTTCGGTCTTGCTCCGGCACTCGAGGCGACGCGCGTGGACGTCATGCCCGCCTTGAAGGCCACGCAAGCTGGCCACCCGTGGGCGGACCGTACGCGACAGCGGCTCAGCCTCAGGCACCTGCTCATGGTGGGGCAAATTGCCATTTCGCTGCTGATGCTGGTTGCTGCGGGGCTCTTCGTGCGGACGCTTACGAATCTGCAATCGATCGAGCTTGGATTCAACCGCGAGAACGTGCTGCTGTTCCAGGTGGATGCCCGAAAGGCCGGATACGAAGAGGTCGAGATTTCCGCCTTTTACCGCGATCTCTACACGCGGTTCACGGAGATCCCTGGCGTCCGGAACGCGAGCCTTGGGCAGACGTCGCTCATCGAATCAGGGCATGGACTGCCGCTCGGCGTATCCGGCGCGCCACCGGATCCGGCCAACCGCTACTTGACCGTCGGTCCGGCGTTCTTCGCGACAATGCAGATCCCAATCCTGGCTGGCCGTGATTTCCAGGAGAGTGATCGCTCTGGCGGGCCGGCCGTTGCGGTGAT is part of the Luteitalea sp. genome and harbors:
- a CDS encoding FtsX-like permease family protein, with amino-acid sequence MNTFFRKLRWLMQRRSKEAELREELQFHLEEDAEQRQGDGLAEDEARRTARRELGNLTLVEEDTRTVWGWTILEQLAQDTRYAFRTIAANRLFTLLAVSSLALGIGANTAIFSFMDSILLRSLPVSDPESLVVLNWHAKDTGRDFVMRGSSGTTYDDPEAGTTGGIFPFPALELFQKRSDVFSSVFAHWQSREVSSLNLTIKGQADLANGWNVSGDYFRGLGVAPAAGRLIIPRDDRAGAPPVAVVSYGLSQRRFGGAASAVGQSILINNLPFTVVGVTPPGFFGVDPAAAPDVYLPVHANELLGAGQQFGFRPEAYLARDYYWIQIMGRLRPGVSRAQAQAMLAPSFRQWVVGTAANDRERANLPALVVDDGAGGLDRLRRQYSQPLLVLMALVGLILALACANIANLLLARAAARRREIALRLSLGAGRLRIVRQLLTESVLLGLLGGAAGVLLAIWGIDFLTGLLANGQPNFTLRAELNWHVLAAAAALSLFASILFGLAPALEATRVDVMPALKATQAGHPWADRTRQRLSLRHLLMVGQIAISLLMLVAAGLFVRTLTNLQSIELGFNRENVLLFQVDARKAGYEEVEISAFYRDLYTRFTEIPGVRNASLGQTSLIESGHGLPLGVSGAPPDPANRYLTVGPAFFATMQIPILAGRDFQESDRSGGPAVAVINEAFAKANFGDRNPLGQHLILWVAGEAGRVARKMEIVGVSKNARYGGLTSAIPPVAYFPYDQGYPQPGQMVYALRTFGDPLRYIDAVRELVRQADSRVPVSDVRTQAADIDQTINQEITFAKLSSGFAILALVIACVGLYGTVSYNVARRTGEIGIRMALGAQRSSVVRMVLRDVLVLAAVGLAIGMGAALATSDLLASFLYGIEANDPPAFALAVVTLLGAALLAGYVPARKASRIDPMTAVRHE